CAAGGATAGAATGCTTGGGTCTCTCATTCTCCTTAGACGTGGCTTTTTTTCCTCCTGGCATTGCCGGGGTCATCAAGCTGGTAGAAGTAATTTTACTAGTTTCATCTACCTTAGACGTCACATTCTTTCTTTTGCCGGGGTCGTCAAGCTGGTAGAAGAAATTTTGTAAGGAACTGAGATTGTAGAGCAATTCTGGCCAACAAAGGCGTGCTTGAATATTGGGCTTTTTCTCCAAGcaagaaaaaccaaaaaattgacAGCATGATCAACAGCTTTCAAATCCTGTATCTATCACTCATGTGTTGCGCTTCAGAAACTTGTATGCTATCGAATTCCttaagaaattaatatatttaaaCTCGTCTCAAATTTCCATGGCTCAAGATATTCTCGTTTCTTTCTTCAGAATATAATATAACAAAAGTTTAAATGTAGTACAACTGAATTAGAATATAGtgtaatgaaaattaaaataaatattttgtctcaaaatagatatatacaacaaaaaaaatataaatatacacaaaatcaTGTATAATATACAACAATCACATAATTGTATCCGATTCCCCACTATATACGTCAAAGACTTAAAGTTGCTTTTCGTGCCTCCTGATTTTGAATTGGCAGGTCTCTGCGTATACCCCTTCTAGAAGCAACCTAACTTTTTTATTTGAGTTCAGAAGCAACATAGCTCAATAGCAGTACCGGTAAAAATTCTACGATTTGGTGTCCCATTGCCAACTTTGATCAAAGTATGAACCCACCATGTCCACGTCAAGTACACTAGAAGACTATAGCTCCTCTGATGAAAtcaatttatttgctttcacttTCTAGGATCATACCGTCTTTACTGGTGCATGAGCTGCCCACGTATACGGTACACCTTCAAATTAAAGAATATAATTGGCGAACATTTTCTAAACGCCTTCCATCACCGGGCACCGACTGCAGTCCCTCAAACACAAAGGCCTTAAGATCTAACGTCACTATTTTCGGAGAAAATTCTAAAttctcaaaataaaaaaaatcaagagaaGATCTAGTACACTTGTACCATATAAATGAAGTAATAAACGTTGGTCCTTGTATtagatttccatttttgtttCCTAGCACCTACCGTTGTAGGtttatcaatttttgttttaaaaatcaTTCTAGCCCAGAAAAGTCatcaagttttttctttttcctttttggtaaatctttttctttctaaatGTCATGAAGTCATTATAGTCTTCAAGACTATTATATATGCTCTATGGAAATGGAAAGGCATAAATCTAAGATGTAAAGGACAAAAGGTTGGCGACATATTGGATAGTGTCGATGAAAGTAATGGCatatgaaacaaaaaagaaaaacactagCAAAGGCACATGTTATAAGAATTAGACAAAACACATACAAAGTTAAACATGAAAACGGTGATGAATACATTCATCCTAGATCCTTCTGCATGAAGAGAACACCATCAACTTCTTCTAAGATGTCCCATCCACTTAATCTGACTTACTCAGATTACCTCCAAATAATAGCCTCAGAATAAAAGCAAAATGAGGTACACATCTTTCCGGAACAAGTTTCATCGAATGCCTTGAAAGCAATATTGATGTGGAACACATTGGTAGGACATTTCAGGACAAAATGGATCGAGCAAAGGGAGGAAAGAAGCATGTCACGTGCAGCTGACTTCATCACCGGCACCAGACTTCGTGTGGTTGTTGTCTGACGATAATTGGTCTCAAAACCAGCGCCATATCCAACGTCGGCCATTGTccgtttcaatttttatttttaaattcttttccATTTTGATTGTAATTTCATATCCTTTTTCAATTAGACTTTGTTGCTTATACATAGGGATGTATTAAGGCTTTGTTTATTAGACTTTTATCAACTTTAATAAAATTATCTTGGTTTTTGCCAATTTCTCTCAAGTTCCTTCAAGATTTAAGATTCTTGTGAATTTTCTCAAGAGTTGATCATGAATCGCTCCTTTGTTTCCTTCGggaatcatttgtgaaataatttCTACCCGCTTTTGCATCAGTTGGTACCATAGCAGGTTTCTCCTATTCCTAAATTATATCAATGGCTGTTAACAAATCCAGTTATGGATCTTCTGTCTCTAAAACTGAAGTGCAGATTCAAAATGAACATTTGGATCATTTGGAGTGTGTTTGCAACAATTTCTGAAGTCATTTCAATGACTTTGAAACTCATTTTACTTGTGTGCAAGGAGACCTTGACATGCTGATTCAACACTTGGGTTTGCCAGACAACTGGGGACAAAATCAGCAAGGTGATCGAGATGGGAGAGTGCCTCTTGACCAGACCTCGTCAATGTGAAACAACCAAATCCATGTAGAGATCGGACCAATGATAATCCTCATAGAGACAAGGAATATAAGGGTGACTCGTCTGAGAACGGGATAGTTCTTGCTTTTGGCTGCGAGAACTGCAATCAAAGAGGTTTTCAACGTTGATTGCTGGAACTAAAGGAATTCAAGTTAAAGGTCAATGTCCCATGTTTCAATGGTAACTTGGGCATAGAGAACTGATAAGTTTGTATTTTGAGTGATTTAagtgtattttattatttagttttggtctgctttagtcatttttatagctaattaattaGGTTTCTAGTGAAGTTTACATTTTGTGATTCAAAGtgtgaaaaattgcatttctatgaattaaaataataaaaactttatattttgtaggtttcaatcattcaattatcAAATGGAATGAATTGAAAAGATATTTGGATGTATGCTGATGAtttaaagagaatatgaagtgcaaaatgatcataagatgaaatgcaatcaagtatAAAAGAAAGGGAGTTTGACAGTTTTAACATCTGTTGGTATTTCGACTATATCTCGAGCTATAAGTATCAGATTGAGGTAATTCTTGAGACATTTTGAAACTAACACGTATCTCTATAATTATTGTGAGATATCAAAATCGTTCATGAATTTCCTAGTCAAAATGTCAGAATATAGTTGGtcatttctgttgtcaaaaactAAAACAAGGTTTTGACTAGTCAAAGTTATTTTGGTAATTTCTTAGTATACAGAACTCCAAATTGGATTATTCTTAAagcgttggaaagctaactcaaaggttacaactttcatgttttatacaagAGCTAGTTCAGCTTCTATCGTCAAAAAAATATCAGTGGAATTTGGTGCAAATATGGAGCAAAGTTGAAGACTGATTAGAAATGAGAAAACCTGCACGAGAGGACAATTCGTGACCCAATACACGACCTTAGCCCATGTTTTGATGGTGCATATACGTATTTTTGCTGCTTTACAGTTGGAATTAGTTGCACTTCAACTTGCGGTTCTTTCCCACTACTTTTGAACCAATTTTCTGAATGGATTTTAGCTGGAAAGTGAAAGAggcattttgaaattttggagaaACAACTTTTGGGAATCTCAAGACACAACTAGCACTAACTTTAACAACTcatttgttgcttgaatttctctataaataggtgtCTTAGAGAACATTTTtcataactttggaaggctaaagACACtaccaaaaatgtagtcttcactagtttttcttagttcattagtatagtataaTTAGTGTAGTTTAtctatcttgtatttgtagctAGATTTGGATGAATATTAAGGAACAAGATGGAGAattgaaactcatgtgacaaaggtgacttctctcctatcactttcttttttgtatttgagttcatgtttaactataatacaagtatggtattttctttcattctctTCATGTTTTACTAAAGTTTATGGCttgagttatggatgaactttctataatttgTTATTGATGTTtaattggttatttgatgatattattttgaacaagttatttaacacttttgcttatctaatcatgattaactggccattaattgtgaaaaTCTTAAGgtattaagtttgcaatgagagttgaaatttaacactagttcaagaaagtgTTAAAcgtagggagtacactcacaagAGTAGAGGTGTATTtatgtggctttagtgacttgtttcatctAATGTTATAGAAGAAATGAGGTTGTaaattaatttcataaccatgagagtaggtatgacttagttataagtataggtGATTCACTATGAGAGTAGGTTTCATATGTATTAGGAAATTACATCGTAACGagccaagataataacattcaattAACCGATAATTTCACTTGTAAGAGTAGTGAGACATTCCATAGCTCTAGGAGCTTTCTATTGTTacttttattacttttgtttcatgtttatagtgtagatttaatttttGCACTTGTAATAgcttaaataataaaggagttcaaaAACCAtcggtaattgacaatctttcCTGTGGATTCCACCCTTAATATCCTATACTCAATCACAACCTATATACTTGTAGAAAATCGCATGTGGGgtatttaaaattttagaaatGCAAAGCTTGACTGTAAAATGAGTTAAATTATTATATGCATATGCTCGCTCATCACTATTAAACAAGTACAAGGTCTTTAGTTTGCTCTATTATCTAGACTAATATCAAATTAAAAGCAATAAAAAGCAATTATTTCACTAATTAATATTCTAAATTAACttgtatagaaaaataaatggagAAAATGCACCAAAACTAAAGTTTAAGGGTGTAGAATCCATtgtaatggtctaaaaatacaAGTAAATAAATTTACCTCTTTTTACTACTTTTTACTAACTAGGGATTTATTTCCAACAGTAATCAAAACTCATTCTCATGATGTATGATATTAACTAGCCTAGTCTTCCTTAGTCTCATGGTAAAGATGTAAATCTAGTTCATTTAATACATGAAATGTTCAAGCAAATTAACTTAATTGTACCTCTACAGATAGGGTGTAAATTGTAGTGTGTTTATAGGTAAAAGTTGCTAGGTAACCATGTTATTTGAGCTTTATTTTGTATAGAAATTACTTAATTTTGCTTGTATATTGTTCTAATAAGTGAAAAGCTCAGTTGAagtgaaaatgaataaaaaaacaTGGTATGAAGAAGCaatgaaagaggaaaaaagtCAAGAGGAATGGGTTTGGCAGGATTGACACATTTCAGTATTTTGGTGATAACTTAAGCTACACAAATCtaattgagatgattcttgattcAGTTCGAAGCTCTGAGAATTCTTTATGAGATATCAAAGTCTAATTCTCAAGTTTTCATAGTCAAAAATCCAAATTACTGAAGTCTAGTTGTGCTGTGATGCTTTTGCAACCAGGTCTCAGTATTTTAGGCATATCTCAGTGCCCAGACTTTTAAATAACTTGATTCTTGTGGTGTTGGAAAGTCTATTCAAAGAACTACAACTTTTGTATTTTTAGAAAGAATTGATTCTACctatttgatggagttttgagGCTTTCAAAAGTGATCCACGTGCTGACCGGTACGGATCCACTGGCGGATCCATGTTCAGCGCCGGACTTCACAAATGACTTCACGCCGAACATCTCTAGACCCTTTTATGCTTTGTGCTTAGTCCAATGACCAGCACCAAACATTGGCCTGGTCTTCATCGCATAAATGTGCAAAAATACGATTTTTTGAGTCCAATAGAGCCTATTCCTACCCTGTTTAGGATATATCTTCAAGAAACTATAAATAGGGGTTCTTTAGGTCATTTTTAGGGTAAAAAACATTAGTCTATCCTAGTTTAACATCTTTTTATAATTTATTCTTGAGAGATCAAGATCAAATGGAGGCGAATCAAGGAGCGCGCAAagagaagattggagcaagtaACTGAGAAGTTTTCTTACTCTTTCTCTTATCTTTGTAGCAACTTTTTGAATTCGTGGTTTTAACCTCTAAATCATGTTGAACTAAATTGTTCCTAGGGTTAGAATTTTAATGAAagaatttgattaatttttctagtttaatttCTTGCCTTTTACTATGATTTATTTATCTTGTTCTTAATGCGTGTTTATGCATGATTACCATGAACATTAATGTTGGGTTTGTATCAAAttgagaaaagaaatacaacCGTGTACTAGACAGATAAACACATAGAGACTAATCACGAGAGTAAGTTGGGGTATGTGTGATGCACCTATGTCACTGGGAATCTTAATGGGTTCAATTGAACTCTTATAACCATCAAGAGAGGCATAGGATTTAATTAAACACACTTTAGATGCATCAAGAGGTGGTCTAAAATATAGTTGTGTGATGCATTCATAACTTGGTAAGAAATTAACTagataattgattcaaattctaAATTAAACCTAAAACCCTAGACTCACGTCTATTGTTTTCTCACCACTACTTTATTTaaattgattgtttcttttattgCTTAGAAAATACACTCCTTAAAttataattttgttattttgttagaaTAATTAAAGTAGAAAATTAACTCATCCATGTGGGTTCGACCTTGAAATACTCCAAGTAAATTATTACTACAATTGACCCTATGCATTTGCAGGAATTTGTCGATCAAGCTTTTAGCACAGTTGCCAGGGAACGACGCTTAATTTTTCTACTTtggtattttttattttattttttatcttattttgctTGTAGTTCTTCACTTttagttttgatttttcttgctTATGTGATTGGTGTATGACCCAATTTCAAAAAGGCGATTTGGATTTtgatccaaaaattgaaaaaactgCAAAGTATTTGAGGAAGCAAACTCGCTTGCAAAAACAAACTTTGCAACTATCTTTCACTAGGATTTCATATTACCTTAGAAATAGTTGAGTCAAGCAATTCTGACGATGAAGAAATGGCTGAGGAAAACAGAAATAATGGCAATAATCAACAGTAGGTAGTGCAACCACCTGCAGGACTTCGCCTTTGGGACATCCAACATCTTGTAATCATGGCTTTTTCCCACTACATCAAGCTAAGTGGTGAAGCAAGGAATTATGAGTTCAAAACTGTACACTTCAGCATGTTGCCTGCTTTCCATGGTTTAGCCAATGAAGACCCGCTCTCTTTCATAAGGAAATTTTATTTGGTTCTTCAAACTTTCCATTTGATTGGAGTCTCAGAAGATGACTTACGAATGAGGTGCTTCCCTTATTGTCTCAAGGATCGTGCAAAATCTTGGTTATTTCATCTAGCTGAAAGATCTTTGAGGGCATGGGAAGATATTTATAACATCTTTATGACCAAGTACTACTCACCTTAGAAGACCATCGATTTAAGAAACAAGATTTGCATATTTTCTCAAATAGAAGGAAAGCCAATACATGAAGTATGGGAGCACTTTAAGCTACTAGTTTCTCAATGTCCTCACTACCAATATTCATTACTGCTGCAAGTGTAATTTTTTTATGATGTGTTGACCTTAACAACCCAAAATATGGTGGATATTGCAGCAGGAGGGTATATTGGTGACAAAATTCCGAAGGAATTAGTTAGTCTCTATGAATTGTTTGCTAGCAGTTCTCAATAAAAAGCAATTTGAGGTAAGAGAGTAGGAGTGCATGAGGTGAATGTGCCACAGTATTTGGGTTCACAGGTAGCTGAGTTGAGTCATCAAATGCAACAGCTCTTAAATCGAGTAGCTCAATCTCAAGAATCATGTGCTTATTGTCACATGTATGGCCATTCTGCTGCTAGTTGCTATAATAGAGATCCTCCCACCATGGTAGAAAATGTTAATTTCACTGAAGCATATGGTGGGCAGAAGTTTGTAGTTAATGAATGATCCTTTTTCCACCACATATAATGAAGGATGGAGAAACCATCTTAACTTTTCATGGAAGGATCAAGAGGTTAGGCCTATGGGACCACCTGGGTTTCAAAATTTGTAACAACCTTCTCAATATCCTCCTCAACCTACTCAGGAGAAGAAGTCCAATGTTGAAGAAATGATGTTGTAGTACATGCAAAAGGTAGACCAAAAGATGAACCGGTTTGATAAACTTGCTCAATCTCAACAAACCTCCATTCAAATGAAAGGCAAGTTGGTTAGTTGGTAAAGGCAATAACTAAAAGGGTACTAGGAAAATTGCCTAACAGCACTAAGGTGAACCCAAAAGAAACTACTATGGCTGTGACTCTTCGTTCAGGCAAAGTATTGGATGATCCTATCATTAAACCCAAGACTAAACCAAGTGAAAAGCAAGATAGGAGCAGAATTGCTATTGAAAGTGAAGGAATTGGAGATTCAGAGAATGGCTCATGCAAAAAGACTCAAGGTGAAGATAATCAATGTATGAAGGTGCTTAAGGTGAAAACTTATGTGTCGCCCATCCTTTTCCCCCAAAGATTTAAGAAAAAGCAACTGACAAGCAATATCAAAAGTTTGTAGAGTTACTCAAGAAACTTCTAGTAAACATGCCTTGTTCTAAAGTTCTTGCTAATATACCTGCTTAtgcaaagttcttgaaggaGATAGTGTCTAATACAAAGAAGTTAGAAGACTTTGCAGAGATGTCTCTTattgaggaatgtagtgcagTGCTACAAAATCATCTTCCTATCAAGATGAAAGATCTAGGGAGTTTTACTGTGCCTTGTCAATTTGAACATATTCTTGTTGATAAATGTCTATGTGACCTTGGATCTAGTGTTAATTTGATGGCTCTaccatttttcaagaaattaaacttTGCCAATTTGGGGCCTACTCAAGTGATTCTACAATTGACTGATCGTTCAGTGCATTATCCTATTGGTATTATAGAAGATCTATTAGTTAAATtcgataaattttatttttctgctgATTTTCTTGTTCTTGACATGGAGGAGGATATTTCTATGCAAATTATCCTTGATAGAGGATTTTTAGCTACTGGATGGGCTAATATAGACTtacttgaaggaaaattgacTTTAAGGGTTggtaaagaaaaagaagaatttaaTGTTTTTGAACCCTTAAAATACCCTTCGTACGAGGAGTCTTGTTCCTATATTACTATTTCTAACGATTTGTATGGTGAAAAATATGCATTACAACAAGATGTAGAGGTCACCCCCTTGCAAAATcatcatgcatatttttcttcaatagTTCAAAAGTACAATGGAGATGTGAAAAATTATGCAAAATCGCAGGCACATGCTAAGGAAATTGTGAAATCATCCGAACCATTTCATCCACCATAATCATTTGTGACCCTATCTGGTTGAAAATGTTAAACATAGCGCTTCTCGGGAGACAacccaattttctttttaatttcatttaatAATTTTCTTTGTTTAGGATAATGGTggtgtttatttgcttacaaTTTTATTGCTTTCTAGTTTGGGTTATTTGGTGGTGTATTGAACTCCTATTTGTagtgttttcttgtcttttcaTAGGTTGGTAGGATGGCTTCCTGAACTTGCCTATTGAATAGTAATTAGCAACTTCTCGCACCCCACTTGATCTTTGGCACTTCATTTGTTATCAGAGGAGCTTCACTTTCACCTCTTTTCTTGTTATTATTTCCTTATTTTATCCCcaacattgaggacaatgttgTCTTAAGTGTGGAGGAGGAGTAAATGGGTgaagtaaaatttttgaaattttgggctaaaatttttcaaatttttattgttGAGTCCCTGATAGGCAATGGCCTATATTTTGAGTATTATTGTTAAAGTGATATGTGTATGAATCTATTAAGTCTTAAATGATATTGATTTAAAGTGcttctttggtgaatatttggtaCTTTGAGACTTTTTAAAATTTGGCTAACTTTTCTAGAcattgtaaatatttttcaaatatttttcttGTGAATCTAGCctaattattaattttagttctccatattatTGGGATATGAAATAGgcttttatattcttatttgtGCTTATATGCTTATCTTGCTTAGTTGAAGTATACTCCACTAGTTGTCGTTGCTCAGTAACCAGAGGTCTTCAACTAGAAGTGTCGACttcgcgtcaaaaagtggcAATAGCTATGAGTATGTGATTTTTAACAGTGAAAAGCTTAGTAACCGGGCTCTTTCATTAAGGagatgttggagttcgcgtcaaaaggtttAAACGGCTAAGAATTAAGTGTATTACCCTAGTTAAAATGTGAAaaattttaagtgtgggggaatttaaagaaaaataaagagaaaaatatgaaacaaaaaagaaacaaaattatgTGGATATAATAATGGTCTATGGATCCATATAGTTATATGTTTGAgattttgtgtaatagttgggccaTTTGTAAGAAAATGCttgttaaatattttatattccTAATTTAGTTAACCAGAGTTGAAAGTGTCGATGATGTTTAAAGGTAATCGAAGAACCATAACTTTGATTTTCACTATTAGCACTTGACACTTGTTTAGAATGGTTGATTTAATAATGGTAGTCTTGAATA
The Coffea arabica cultivar ET-39 chromosome 6c, Coffea Arabica ET-39 HiFi, whole genome shotgun sequence genome window above contains:
- the LOC113693175 gene encoding uncharacterized protein, whose product is MAVTLRSGKVLDDPIIKPKTKPSEKQDRSRIAIESEGIGDSENGSCKKTQGEDNQCMKVLKFLKEIVSNTKKLEDFAEMSLIEECSAVLQNHLPIKMKDLGSFTVPCQFEHILVDKCLCDLGSSVNLMALPFFKKLNFANLGPTQVILQLTDRSVHYPIGIIEDLLVKFDKFYFSADFLVLDMEEDISMQIILDRGFLATGWANIDLLEGKLTLRVGKEKEEFNVFEPLKYPSYEESCSYITISNDLYGEKYALQQDVEVTPLQNHHAYFSSIVQKYNGDVKNYAKSQAHAKEIVKSSEPFHPP